From a single Lolium rigidum isolate FL_2022 chromosome 7, APGP_CSIRO_Lrig_0.1, whole genome shotgun sequence genomic region:
- the LOC124674787 gene encoding SPX and EXS domain-containing protein 1-like yields MKGASSIPAAAIIPSPLFLWRVKVILFLLWGLCCCKIGWDSVMRMSVDLRDLFLYEAFLYYNPLLLVALMIWLWGVNLWVFEQSSVNYARVFDLSQTHLSYREIWRCATWLTLIVPTSMTAYLYLYSHGEVSLAASQPVLLYVILLMVLLSPFDMFYLSSRFFFLRTTWRIILPLQAITFPDFFMADIFTSMSKVFSDLERSGCRMLHRQVATIAWFEADSVCGSHSVAIPLVLVLPYLCRFFQCLRQYKDTKEKTCLLNALKYSTAVPVIFLSALKYHVFPDLWISFYRPLWLLSSVVNSLYSFYWDIKRDWDLSILTRIFMFKNPSVLTNLLYGQSWVYYWVLGSNLVLRCTWTYKLSAHLRHNYLTVFAITALEMVRRFQWVFFRVENEWNKMTAKQNFEMSSDMLPSEADRLLDSNNHKV; encoded by the exons atgaAGGGCGCCTCGTCCATCCCCGCGGCCGCCATCATCCCTTCGCCGCTCTTCCTCTGGCGCGTCAAG GTCATATTGTTCCTCCTATGGGGTCTATGCTGTTGCAAG ATAGGGTGGGACTCGGTCATGAGGATGAGTGTTGATCTGCGGGACTTGTTTCTCTACGAGGCTTTCTTGTACTATAATCCTCTCCTTCTGGTG GCGCTGATGATTTGGTTATGGGGAGTGAATTTGTGGGTTTTCGAACAATCGTCAGTAAATTATGCAAGAGTGTTTGATCTTTCACAGACACATTTATCATACCGAGAAATATGGAGG TGTGCTACTTGGCTGACTTTAATTGTTCCAACAAGTATGACAGCTTACCTATATCTGTATTCACATGGGGAAGTGTCTCTTGCTGCATCTCAACCA GTTCTTTTGTATGTTATCCTTCTGATGGTCCTCCTTTCTCCTTTCGATATGTTTTACTTATCATCACGCTTTTTCTTTCTGAGGACCACATGGCGTATAATACTTCCATTACAA GCAATTACATTCCCTGACTTCTTCATGGCGGATATTTTTACATCTATGTCAAAG GTGTTTTCAGATTTGGAGCGTTCAGGTTGTCGCATGCTCCATCGTCAG GTCGCGACAATTGCCTGGTTTGAAGCAGATTCAGTTTGTGGTAGCCACTCTGTGGCTATTCCTTTAGTTCTGGTACTCCCTTATCTGTGTCGTTTCTTCCAATGCCTCCGACAGTACAAGGATACAAAAGAGAAGACATGTCTTCTCAACG CACTCAAATACTCGACAGCAGTCCCTGTGATTTTCTTATCAGCTCTCAAGTATCACGTATTCCCTGACTTGTGGATTAGCTTTTACCGCCCGCTATGGCTTCTCTCTAGTGTTGTGAATTCACTGTATTCCTTCTACTGGGATATAAAGCGAGATTGGGATTTGAG CATTTTAACCAGGATTTTCATGTTCAAAAACCCAAGTGTATTGACTAACCTTCTTTATGGCCAGAGCTGG GTATATTACTGGGTGTTAGGTAGCAACCTTGTTCTCCGATGTACGTGGACGTACAAGCTTTCAGCACATCTTCGGCACAACTACCTGACGGTGTTTGCAATAACGGCTTTGGAAATGGTGAGGCGGTTCCAGTGGGTCTTTTTCCGCGTTGAGAACGAGTGGAACAAGATGACTGCCAAGCAAAATTTTGAAATGTCATCTGACATGCTGCCTTCGGAAGCAGATAGGCTACTGGATTCTAACAACCATAAAGTATGA